In Pseudomonas grandcourensis, the DNA window CCACGGTTTTGCGGTTCATCGGCCATCGTTTGCGCGGTGACACTGACACATAGCAAACCAACGCCGGCCAAACGCCAGATGCGCGATTTCATGCTTTTCCTCATTGCGGGTAAGGGCCTGTACATAAGACTGGGAAAGCAGTGGCCGGTTCTGCGACAGGTTATCAGTCACGCAACTTATTTATTGAGGGTCGGGGGGCAAATTGCGCACAAGAAAAAGGGGAGACCCGTCGGCCTCCCCTTAGAGAACTTCGTCCTGGCTCGACGCTTGTGGCGCCGGCTCACCTCACGCCGTCTTCTGGACAGTGTGTAGCTCGGGGGCCGGCACATCCCCGGTGGGGGTGGCGACCGCGGCGGGCCTGATTCGGCGAGCCGCACTGGACTGTTTGTCCGAGCAGTGATTCTGGTGATAAGAATAGGCCGGGGGCACCGGCAGAGGATTGCGAAGATTGCTGAATTAAACATCACTTGCGCAATTTTTAACCCAGGATACATAATCCTTCGCAATAGTTACGACAAAGGACCGTTTGATGAGCAAGCTCGACCGTTACGACCTGAGTATTCTGGCGGAATTGCAGCGCGACGCACGCATCTCCAACCAGGAGCTGGCCGAGCGCATCGGCCTGTCGCCTTCGCCGTGCTCGCGACGGGTCAAGCAACTGGAAGACGACGGCTACATTTCCCGCCAGGTCGCCCTGCTCGACCGCAAGATGCTCGGCCTGAGCCTGACCGCTTACGTGCTGATCGGCATGGACCGTCATACGCCGGAGCGTTTCGAGAACTTTGAACAGGCCATTCGCACCTTGCCGCAAGTACTGGAATGCAGCCTGGTGACCGGGATGGATGCCGACTATCAACTCAAGGTCGTGGTGCCGGACATGGATCACTACCAGAAACTGCTGCTGGGGCATCTGACGCGGATTGAAGGGGTGACCAGCGTGCGGTCGAGTTTTGTGTTGAACCAGGTGTTGAATAGCACCGAACTGCCTTTGACTCATCTGCGTAGCTGATAGAGGGTTGAAGGGCTGACTGTGGCGAGGGAGCTTGCTCCCGCTCGGCTGCGAAGCAGTCGCAAACCCGACACATGCAGTGTGCCAGAGGTAACTCGATTACAGATTTCAGGGCTGCTGCGCACCCCAACGGGGGCAAGCCCCCTCGCCACAGGTGCGACACACCGACGCAGGTCAATACAGCGCGAACCCGCGCAGGCGTATACTCCCCGCGCCCTTTTAGCCACGCCCGCGCTGGAGATGTTCGATGGATCCTGCCGTTTTCGAAGAGTGGATGATGACCGGACTGGTCAGCATCCTGATCATTTTCATGGGTTTCATCGTCTGGGATCTGGCGAAGAAGTCCAAAGCCGGGCGCTTTGGCTCGTTCATTCTGTTCTTCGTGCTGGGCCTGGGCGTGGCGGCGTTCGTGATCAAGAGCGTGGTGATCGGCCTGATCGAATCCGGCACGTTATAAGCGCGCCGGCACTTCTTTCCACTGGCCCTGATCGAGCCCTTCGATCGTCCAGTCGCCGATCCTGACCCGCACCAGGCGCAAGGTCGGCAACCCGACCGCCGCAGTCATGCGCCGCACCTGCCGATTGCGACCTTCGCGAATCACCAACTCAAGCCAGCTGGTCGGCACGCTTTTACGAAAGCGCACCGGCGGATTGCGTGGCCACAACTCGGGCTCGTCCAGTTGCCGCGCCTCGGCGGGCAGGGTCATGCCGTCA includes these proteins:
- a CDS encoding DUF2788 domain-containing protein, which gives rise to MDPAVFEEWMMTGLVSILIIFMGFIVWDLAKKSKAGRFGSFILFFVLGLGVAAFVIKSVVIGLIESGTL
- a CDS encoding Lrp/AsnC family transcriptional regulator, which produces MSKLDRYDLSILAELQRDARISNQELAERIGLSPSPCSRRVKQLEDDGYISRQVALLDRKMLGLSLTAYVLIGMDRHTPERFENFEQAIRTLPQVLECSLVTGMDADYQLKVVVPDMDHYQKLLLGHLTRIEGVTSVRSSFVLNQVLNSTELPLTHLRS